One Phoenix dactylifera cultivar Barhee BC4 chromosome 8, palm_55x_up_171113_PBpolish2nd_filt_p, whole genome shotgun sequence genomic window carries:
- the LOC103703050 gene encoding protein trichome birefringence-like 42 has translation MAVSSRDLWLQDYNITVSRCLAQYLVDIVPGKIGNVLRLDSVQQNGQIWLGADVLIFNSFLWWNRTNPGRPWDYIQDGNEILKDMNHTEAMAKALNTWARWVDSNIDPKTKKVFYFGLPPRHMSGENWGERGKTCVGQTEPLMARTYPGGPIPQESMVRSVLGSMAKPVYLLDITFLTQLRKDGHPGRYSGGDCTHWCLAGVPDTWNLLLNAALLEWN, from the exons ATGGCTGTGAGCTCCCGAG ATTTATGGTTACAGGACTACAACATCACAGTGTCACGTTGCCTCGCACAGTATCTGGTGGACATTGTCCCTGGGAAGATAGGGAATGTCCTGAGGCTGGACTCCGTGCAACAAAATGGGCAAATATGGCTTGGCGCAGATGTTCTCATCTTCAACTCGTTCCTCTGGTGGAACCGCACCAATCCCGGCCGACC ATGGGACTATATTCAGGATGGCAACGAGATACTTAAAGACATGAACCACACGGAGGCTATGGCGAAGGCTTTGAACACATGGGCCAGATGGGTGGATTCCAACATTGATCCAAAGACAAAGAAGGTCTTCTACTTCGGACTTCCCCCAAGACACATGTC CGGAGAGAACTGGGGCGAGCGAGGGAAGACTTGCGTCGGACAAACAGAGCCACTGATGGCGAGGACGTACCCGGGAGGTCCAATTCCGCAGGAAAGCATGGTGCGGAGCGTCTTGGGAAGTATGGCGAAGCCAGTCTACTTGCTTGACATAACTTTCCTCACGCAACTCAGAAAAGATGGTCACCCGGGACGGTACAGCGGGGGTGATTGCACGCACTGGTGTTTAGCTGGAGTTCCGGATACATGGAACCTATTGCTGAATGCCGCCCTTCTTGAATGGAACTGA